The DNA region TCGCCCTTCCAGAACCCAAACAGTGTCGAGGGGAAGAGGGCCGCAATACCGACCTGGATTGCGGCTATGAGAGAGAGGACAGCGGCGGGCACCAGGAGATAGGCCGCGCCAGGTGCAATGAGAAACAGGAGGATGGACAAACCACAGGGGATGGCCCCGAGGAAGGCGAGCGGCAGGATCAGCGTCCTGCCGTCCTTGATGTAGCGATAGGCAAACGAGGTATCCACATCGCGTGTAAGCGCCGCAAGCGACTGCTGGTACTGCACGATCCGGTGCTGGTAACCCGGACTCCGCCTGGCGGTCCTGGCGAGGTCCTCAAGATCGGCGGTGTCCACAACATGGTCATCGGCGAGATTTGCAAGGAAGTTTAAAACCCGCTGCTCGTATGGGTCGGTGGACTCAGTCGAGAGTATCCGGACCGTAACCCCTTTGCCCTCGGGTTTTTCGGTCACCAGGATCTTCTTCTGCCGGTGAAGGTCAAGGAGCGTCGCGTAGAACCCGTCCTCATCGAAATCAAGTGCGTCCCCCTTGAACAGGAGGTTCACCTGCCAGGGCTTTAGCGCGGTGTTCGGCGTGAAACTGAGGTATTCAGGGACAGTGAAGGACTTCTCCCTGCCGTAGCGGAGGTAGACACCAAGGAAGATGAACGGCATAAGGAGCACGAGAACGTTTCCAAGAACGTGGAGGACGCCCGCCGCACCATACAGTATCGGCGGCCATCGGTTGGCGTCGGCCGCCTGTTGCCGGACGTCGCTGACATATGTCGGGAAACAGCTGATCTCCTCCATGAAAGCCGGGTCAAGGATCATCTCGATGTTCAGGGCATCGTTCTCTGGAGCATTTCCTGTTATGACCACAGCCTCTCCCGTCCGCTCGACCGCGAGGGTCGGGGGATGGGTGTAGACCTCCTCGATCATACCGGCAAACGGCAGCGTGACCCGGATATCCCGGAATGGGACATGCTCATCCACAAGTTTCAGGTTCAGGTGAGCCCATTCCCTGTCATACTCGACCGGCGGCCGGAGAACGTAACGATACTCCACTGTGTAGGTGCCGGGGGCGAAGTAATCCGGGTTAAAGATACCGACCTCGTTATCGAGTGCAAGGTTCTGGATCGTCCCGATCTCATCAGAACCGGCTGTCCCTGTGATAGTCCTTACCTCGCCCCTGTAATCCCTGACATACCCGATGGTTCCGGCAGAGGAGGTCATCCCGGAAAATTCGATATGCGGCCGGTCGATAGCATGAAAGGAGAGCGGTGCGTCCCAGTAGCGGAAAAGCATCCGGTACTCCCCCGGTACGCTGACGTCGTAGGTATAGCGCTCGATTAGTGTTCCGTTCCCGTAGAAGACAGCATCGTAGTGCTCAACCTCGAGGCCGCCCGCAAAGAATCCGGGGAGGGCGTTTGCTCCGGCAACCGCCATGACCCCTATGAGCAGGGTGAGGACGGTCAGGGTGAGTATCTGCTGTCGTTCGGTCATCCGCATGGTCTTATCCGGATCAGAACGCTATCGTCGGAACCCTTTCGGTCTCCTCGCCAAACTCCAGGTACTCAATCTTCGTGAAGCCCATCATCCGGGCGATAAGTTTCGAGGGGATCGTATCGATCATTGTGTTGTACTGCTGGGCGATGTTGTTGTAGGTGTAACGGTGCCGCGCGATCTCGTTCTCGACCTCTCTAACCGCGCTCATAAGGTCATTCACCGTCTGCGAGGTCTTGAGGTCAGGATAGTTCTCCGCGACAGCGATAAGCCGTCCCAGCACCGAGCGAGACTCCCGCTCAAGTTCGCTCAAATCCGCCGGTCCGGCGCTGCCGATACGCGCCCGCATCCCGGTCACCCCGGTCAGGGTCTCCTTCTCGAACGCCGCATAACTCTTTACAGCGCCGAGGAGCTGCTCGATCATGTCAAGCCGCTTCTTCATCGCGACCTTTACCTGTCCTATCGTCGCCTCAGCGGAATTTTTCAGGGAGAAGAACCGGTTGTAGGCGCTGATCGAGAATGCCACCACACCGATGACGACCAGCACCACCACGACAATGAGAATTATGGAGACGATATCCAAGGTTTGCCACCAATAAACTGTGTGCCCTGCAGCGTATTAAGAGCTAGCCATTAATATCGCACAGATATGCAGTAGACGACCTTTGCGTGGAAGATGGGGCAGGGTCAGGCGCATGAAGCATGCTTCTGGTCATCCGGGTCTTCTGCGATCTCCTCGCCGGAACTCACCATCGCCACGACCCTGCCATCCGTGTCACGGAGGAGGGCGTTGTGCCAGAGGACCTGCCGCTCCCGGCCATCGCGGGTGACTACCGGGCTCTTCTCAGAATGGGGTGGCTCTACCCCCCCGACCACCAGCCGCTGAAAGTTCCGCTGGAGCCTCTCGCGCAGACGCTCCGGAACGACCGTCATAAACCAGTTCTTACCTGTGAGTTCCCCCTCGGCATAGCCCAGGATCTCGTTTCCCTTCCGGTTGACGAGATCGATTGTGCCATCCGCCCCGATCACCGCGATCATAACACCCGCAGCCTCAAGGTAGCCCTTGGCCCGGTCGCGCTCGGCGACAAGGCGGTTCTCGGCGGATACGCGATCGGTGATATCCTCGGCGATCCCGAGAACGTATTTAAGGACACCCCGCGAGTTGTAGATCGGGATCTTCTTCAGCATGAGTGTCCGGCCACCGGAGAGAGAGATCCGCGCCTCCACGGGCGCAGAACGCCCGGCGATATCGCGGTCACCGTCGGCGAAGAACGTTGCCATCTCCTGCGGAAAGATCTCATCCGCCCGTTTTCCGGCCATCTCCTCCCGTGTAACCCCAAGAAAGATCTCGGCGGCTTTGTTCGCGAAGACGAACCTGTCCCTCTCGATCTCCCGGACAAAGACCATGCTCGGGATGTTGTTGACCACGGAGTAGAGGAACGACTTCCACTGCGCCACCCTTTTTAAGGCACGCGCCCGGTCGGTTACGTCGCGACAGACCATCCGGTAACCGGTGAAGTCCCCGATCATATCGTAGATCGGTGTCCCGCTCACCTCGAGAATTACTGGACTCCCGTCACGATGGAGCATCGTCCACTCAAAGAGGACACGCGGCCTCGGATCGGCGAAGAGAGCATCAAACTGCTCTCTCACCTTTCTGGCATCCTCCGGGGGCATGAAATCGAATGGCGTCTTCTGGAGCATCTCTTCCGGGGTGTAGCCAAGGATCTCCATGCTTTTTGGGCTGACGTAAGAGAAGGTGGAGTCCCCTTCAACGTTCAGTATCAGGTCGCTGATGTTCTCGACCAGGCTCCGGAAGAGCGACTCGCTCTCGCGCAGCGCTTCCTCGGCACGCCGCGCCTCGGTGATGTTCTCAAGGATGATGGTGACGCCGGGCGTGCCGTCATTGAAGACCGTGGGCAGGAACTTGACCCGGAAGAAGAGTTCATCGCTGTGCCGGAGGAAGCGGAGCTCCTCGGTGGATTCACGGCTGTTCAGGGCGTCGGTGATCCGGCTTCGTATCAGCGGGTGGTCAAACGCAGCAAGCGGCGATGTCTCGATGGGTTTCCCGATGATCTTGTCCCTTTCTCTCCCGGCAAATGCACATATGGCATCGTTTGCCTGAACCACCCTGCGATCCCGGTCGAGCACCAGCACGAGATCGGAGGAGAAGTTGAGCATGGCGGCTATGGGAACCCGCTGCGAGGGATAAAAAACCTTGGCCTTACCGTATGTCTTCATCTCCACCTGCCCGGCCACCAGGAGGACGTCGAGGTAGCGGGAGACGGTGTTCCGGTTGATCCCTACGGCTGCTGCGAGATCTGAGACGGACATCCCGCGAGGTTGCTCTTTGAGAGCAGCAAGCAGGAGAGAGAGTGGATCGGTGGTGGAGCCCATGCGCAGAGGAGTGTTTATCGGCCGGAGTTATAGTATTTTATGCTTTTTGCCATTCAACGGTGCCAGTATACAACGCAAGACCATAATGCATGGCAATGAACAAAAACTTTATCACTTAATCCGATCAATTCATGATCCCCGGGGTCGGAAAAAAGGGGAATCTCTCCGACAGGCACCGGATCATGCGGGCACAGGTGATCCGGTCTGGCCGGGAACGGTGAACGGAAACCTTCACCACGCTGACTGTATCAAAGATCAGGTGTACCTGGCGCTTTTCAGGTACATCTGGGCACACCTCTCTGAACACTAAACCTCCGATGGATGCCCTGCGGCGCCGGGACGGGCGGCACAACCGTCTCCGGGCCACATGCAGGCATCGCATGGTTATCACACACC from Methanoculleus receptaculi includes:
- a CDS encoding DUF2207 domain-containing protein translates to MRMTERQQILTLTVLTLLIGVMAVAGANALPGFFAGGLEVEHYDAVFYGNGTLIERYTYDVSVPGEYRMLFRYWDAPLSFHAIDRPHIEFSGMTSSAGTIGYVRDYRGEVRTITGTAGSDEIGTIQNLALDNEVGIFNPDYFAPGTYTVEYRYVLRPPVEYDREWAHLNLKLVDEHVPFRDIRVTLPFAGMIEEVYTHPPTLAVERTGEAVVITGNAPENDALNIEMILDPAFMEEISCFPTYVSDVRQQAADANRWPPILYGAAGVLHVLGNVLVLLMPFIFLGVYLRYGREKSFTVPEYLSFTPNTALKPWQVNLLFKGDALDFDEDGFYATLLDLHRQKKILVTEKPEGKGVTVRILSTESTDPYEQRVLNFLANLADDHVVDTADLEDLARTARRSPGYQHRIVQYQQSLAALTRDVDTSFAYRYIKDGRTLILPLAFLGAIPCGLSILLFLIAPGAAYLLVPAAVLSLIAAIQVGIAALFPSTLFGFWKGESYREKLEWDAFARFLSDLALIRDYSPEDLSMWGEWLVYGTALGLGDKVEAAMKSLNVNLPDVGVPLYSSMPVIFAPILLFSPPSGGGSGVAGAGGGSFGGGGGFGGGGVGGR
- a CDS encoding LemA family protein, which produces MDIVSIILIVVVVLVVIGVVAFSISAYNRFFSLKNSAEATIGQVKVAMKKRLDMIEQLLGAVKSYAAFEKETLTGVTGMRARIGSAGPADLSELERESRSVLGRLIAVAENYPDLKTSQTVNDLMSAVREVENEIARHRYTYNNIAQQYNTMIDTIPSKLIARMMGFTKIEYLEFGEETERVPTIAF
- a CDS encoding PAS domain S-box protein, coding for MGSTTDPLSLLLAALKEQPRGMSVSDLAAAVGINRNTVSRYLDVLLVAGQVEMKTYGKAKVFYPSQRVPIAAMLNFSSDLVLVLDRDRRVVQANDAICAFAGRERDKIIGKPIETSPLAAFDHPLIRSRITDALNSRESTEELRFLRHSDELFFRVKFLPTVFNDGTPGVTIILENITEARRAEEALRESESLFRSLVENISDLILNVEGDSTFSYVSPKSMEILGYTPEEMLQKTPFDFMPPEDARKVREQFDALFADPRPRVLFEWTMLHRDGSPVILEVSGTPIYDMIGDFTGYRMVCRDVTDRARALKRVAQWKSFLYSVVNNIPSMVFVREIERDRFVFANKAAEIFLGVTREEMAGKRADEIFPQEMATFFADGDRDIAGRSAPVEARISLSGGRTLMLKKIPIYNSRGVLKYVLGIAEDITDRVSAENRLVAERDRAKGYLEAAGVMIAVIGADGTIDLVNRKGNEILGYAEGELTGKNWFMTVVPERLRERLQRNFQRLVVGGVEPPHSEKSPVVTRDGRERQVLWHNALLRDTDGRVVAMVSSGEEIAEDPDDQKHASCA